From a single Labrenzia sp. PHM005 genomic region:
- a CDS encoding ABC transporter permease subunit, with protein sequence MLSWQRLRAQFVDHFVLMSGALFMSLPVYALFAATTHAPGTRVMPRLDLGTHVLDNYGAFLTASSGFSGDITAIGMLWNSFVFGAGFAALKTLVSLLAAFALLYFRVRFASVIFWLLLLTLMLPLESRFLATYSVAAELGLVNTRAGLILPLAASGLGTLFFRQFLMTVPDTLQESARMDGAGPLKFLADILLPLCLPTASALFLVLFVTGWNQYLWPVMITSEEASYTVVRGMQFFGSTSLYGVTLAVVAVLPPAALVILFQRQVVKGLFDGSH encoded by the coding sequence ATGCTTTCCTGGCAGCGTTTGCGCGCTCAATTCGTTGATCATTTTGTTCTGATGAGTGGCGCGCTTTTCATGAGCCTGCCCGTCTATGCGCTTTTTGCTGCAACGACACATGCGCCAGGAACGCGGGTGATGCCACGTCTGGACCTTGGAACGCATGTTTTGGACAACTACGGCGCATTTTTAACCGCGAGCTCCGGATTTTCAGGCGATATCACAGCCATTGGCATGTTGTGGAATTCCTTTGTGTTCGGGGCCGGTTTTGCCGCCTTGAAAACACTTGTTTCGCTTCTAGCGGCCTTTGCGCTTTTGTATTTTCGTGTCCGGTTTGCGTCCGTCATTTTCTGGCTGTTGTTGTTGACTTTGATGCTGCCATTGGAATCCCGCTTTCTGGCCACTTATTCCGTAGCAGCGGAGCTTGGTCTGGTGAATACGCGTGCGGGCCTGATCCTGCCGTTGGCAGCCTCTGGTCTCGGAACGTTGTTCTTCCGCCAGTTTTTGATGACTGTGCCGGATACGCTTCAAGAATCGGCCCGGATGGACGGTGCAGGTCCCTTGAAATTCCTGGCTGATATTCTCCTGCCCCTCTGTCTGCCGACAGCATCTGCCCTATTTCTGGTTTTGTTCGTGACTGGATGGAACCAATATCTGTGGCCCGTCATGATCACCTCCGAAGAGGCGTCTTATACTGTCGTGCGGGGCATGCAGTTCTTCGGCAGCACAAGCCTTTATGGCGTGACGTTGGCGGTTGTTGCGGTTCTGCCGCCGGCTGCTCTTGTCATCTTGTTTCAAAGACAAGTGGTTAAAGGTCTCTTTGACGGCTCACACTGA
- a CDS encoding HAD family phosphatase, with translation MTFEAILFDCDGVLVDSEKIYVEVEREHLARIGLSYSLDEYMGRFQGLAGADFFATLDADHRALGKGPLPETFGPELDAATMERIDRELDEIAGIKSLLDAHNGPRAVASSSRLQRLIHKLKHTGLHDYFTPHIYSGEQVANGKPAPDLFLFAASKLAVTPERCLVIEDSANGIKAGLAAGMTVWGFVGGGHSHDGHADSLHQAGAHRVVDSHDSLSTLLAA, from the coding sequence ATGACATTTGAGGCAATTCTGTTCGACTGCGACGGCGTTCTGGTCGATTCTGAAAAAATCTATGTTGAGGTGGAACGGGAACATCTCGCGCGTATCGGCCTGAGCTACAGTCTCGATGAGTATATGGGCCGGTTTCAAGGATTGGCTGGAGCCGATTTCTTCGCAACTTTGGACGCCGACCACCGGGCGCTTGGCAAGGGCCCCCTGCCGGAGACGTTTGGTCCTGAGCTGGACGCGGCAACCATGGAACGGATCGACAGGGAACTGGACGAAATTGCGGGTATCAAATCCCTGCTTGATGCCCACAACGGTCCGCGCGCAGTGGCGTCTTCGTCACGCCTTCAGCGGCTGATCCACAAATTGAAGCACACAGGGCTCCATGACTATTTTACGCCGCATATCTATTCCGGCGAGCAGGTCGCCAATGGCAAACCCGCGCCGGATCTGTTTCTGTTTGCGGCCAGCAAACTGGCTGTTACCCCAGAACGGTGCCTGGTGATTGAAGACAGTGCCAATGGCATTAAGGCAGGCCTGGCTGCGGGCATGACGGTATGGGGGTTTGTCGGGGGAGGCCATTCCCACGATGGCCATGCCGACAGTCTGCATCAAGCCGGAGCTCACCGTGTCGTCGACAGCCACGATAGCCTTTCCACGCTTTTGGCGGCCTAA
- a CDS encoding cation diffusion facilitator family transporter, translated as MADGFRLRIAFFSIVVGIIVLALKFGAYWLTGSVALYSDALETIVNIASSVAALAAIWFASKPADSNHPYGHDKAEYFAAVLVGVMIVLAALSIFRAAWLGFVQGDSPDFSLPGIGMNVLAAAINGLWAAYLVRFGRKARSPALVADGKHLFTDVISSLGVLVGVVLVLLTGWNVLDSVLAVLVGLTVLWSGWGLVKESVGGLMDEAASADVLDKIRAQISEQGEGALEAHDLRTRIAGRTTFIDFHLVVPGTMTVESAHSICDRIEEAISEDVPGARITIHVEPEHKAKHSGIVVL; from the coding sequence ATGGCGGATGGTTTCCGGCTCCGGATTGCCTTTTTCAGCATTGTTGTCGGCATAATTGTTCTTGCCCTGAAGTTCGGCGCCTATTGGCTGACCGGGTCGGTTGCGCTCTATTCCGACGCTCTTGAAACCATCGTCAACATAGCGTCTTCGGTCGCGGCCCTTGCAGCCATCTGGTTTGCCTCAAAACCTGCAGACAGCAACCATCCTTATGGCCACGACAAGGCAGAGTATTTTGCCGCCGTTTTGGTGGGGGTGATGATTGTTCTGGCCGCGCTTTCGATTTTCCGAGCCGCTTGGCTGGGGTTTGTTCAAGGCGACAGCCCCGATTTTTCCTTGCCCGGCATCGGCATGAACGTTCTGGCCGCTGCCATCAATGGCTTGTGGGCCGCCTATCTTGTCCGATTTGGCCGCAAGGCTCGCTCACCAGCACTTGTTGCTGATGGCAAACACCTCTTCACCGATGTCATCAGTTCGCTGGGTGTGCTGGTTGGTGTCGTTCTGGTTCTCTTGACCGGCTGGAATGTCCTCGACTCGGTGCTCGCGGTTTTGGTTGGCTTGACTGTGTTGTGGTCCGGCTGGGGCTTGGTCAAGGAATCGGTCGGTGGATTGATGGATGAAGCCGCGTCTGCCGATGTTCTTGATAAAATCCGCGCTCAGATCTCGGAGCAGGGCGAAGGCGCGCTGGAAGCGCATGACCTTCGAACCCGCATTGCCGGACGAACGACTTTCATCGATTTTCATCTTGTCGTGCCGGGAACGATGACGGTTGAGTCGGCCCATTCCATTTGTGATCGGATCGAAGAAGCGATCAGCGAAGATGTGCCTGGCGCCCGTATCACCATTCATGTGGAGCCGGAGCACAAAGCCAAACATTCCGGCATTGTTGTGCTTTAG